A section of the Nitrososphaerota archaeon genome encodes:
- a CDS encoding RNA-guided pseudouridylation complex pseudouridine synthase subunit Cbf5 — protein sequence MRQNTSSNLAASGEDLLTLDVEGTNDNYGTYPEKRTVEELLDYGFIALDKPAGPTSHEVVAWVRKMLKIEKAGHSGTLDPGVTGLLPIGLGEATKALSVLLIGPKEYIGVARLHSPVDDAKIKRVFKEFTGEIYQRPPQKSSVKRQTRRRWIHELDIIEEKGRLILFRTLCQSGTYIRKLIYDIGEALGPGATMVELRRTKVSQLNEKNGLVSMHDLADAIYLWREEHSEEKIRRLVRPVEEIVALLKKVIVRDSAVSAICHGAQLATPGILQISPDIAKGDTVAIYTLKGELVAIGEALMSSAEIEVAEKGIAFETRRVIMKPDTYPRLWKPKRTANAGVA from the coding sequence ATGCGGCAAAATACTTCCTCTAACCTGGCCGCCTCAGGAGAGGATCTCCTGACCCTCGACGTAGAGGGAACCAACGACAACTACGGAACATACCCTGAGAAGCGAACAGTCGAGGAGCTTCTAGACTACGGCTTCATCGCTCTAGACAAGCCTGCTGGCCCGACTAGTCACGAGGTTGTAGCGTGGGTGAGAAAGATGCTTAAAATTGAGAAGGCGGGTCACAGCGGCACACTCGACCCAGGGGTTACAGGGTTGCTTCCAATAGGTCTGGGTGAGGCTACTAAAGCTCTCTCAGTTCTACTCATTGGCCCAAAGGAGTACATCGGGGTCGCTAGGCTTCACAGCCCTGTGGATGACGCTAAGATCAAACGTGTCTTTAAGGAGTTCACTGGAGAAATCTACCAGAGACCGCCGCAAAAATCTTCAGTAAAGAGACAGACTCGACGCCGATGGATCCATGAGCTGGATATCATTGAGGAGAAAGGCAGGCTCATTCTCTTCAGAACACTTTGCCAATCAGGAACCTATATTAGAAAACTGATCTACGATATTGGTGAAGCATTAGGCCCCGGAGCCACTATGGTTGAGCTGCGGCGAACCAAGGTAAGCCAGCTGAATGAGAAGAACGGCCTCGTATCTATGCATGACTTGGCTGATGCGATATACCTGTGGCGTGAAGAGCATTCTGAAGAGAAAATCCGGCGATTAGTTCGGCCAGTGGAGGAAATAGTTGCACTCCTCAAGAAAGTCATAGTCAGGGACTCCGCGGTCTCGGCTATCTGCCACGGCGCTCAGCTCGCGACCCCAGGAATACTGCAGATATCGCCAGATATAGCTAAAGGGGACACGGTTGCCATCTACACGTTGAAGGGGGAGCTTGTGGCAATAGGAGAGGCGCTGATGTCATCAGCAGAAATCGAGGTCGCTGAGAAAGGCATCGCATTCGAGACCAGAAGAGTAATAATGAAGCCGGATACCTACCCCAGACTCTGGAAGCCCAAGAGGACAGCGAATGCCGGGGTCGCCTAG
- a CDS encoding cytidylate kinase family protein, translating to MNSVIVSGMPASGKTTVAKVIAERYHLKYLCGGDMLKEMAIDRGYKPSGDDWWDSETGMKFLEERKKSDQFDREVDERLVKAVEKGGVSITSYTAPWLANKGVKIWLKASAEARAKRMASRDNMRYTEASEIVKKRDAENSKLYRKMYGFEIDKDLSVFHLVIDTDNLSKESVIEIVEYAAKYFL from the coding sequence TTGAACTCAGTTATCGTCTCAGGTATGCCGGCTTCAGGAAAAACCACGGTTGCTAAGGTTATCGCGGAACGCTATCATCTCAAATATCTCTGCGGTGGAGATATGCTGAAGGAGATGGCTATCGACAGAGGGTATAAGCCGTCAGGCGATGATTGGTGGGATTCTGAGACAGGGATGAAGTTTCTTGAGGAGCGGAAAAAATCGGATCAGTTCGACCGTGAAGTAGATGAACGACTAGTTAAAGCTGTTGAGAAAGGCGGAGTATCTATAACAAGCTACACTGCGCCTTGGCTAGCAAACAAGGGAGTCAAGATCTGGTTAAAGGCCTCTGCAGAGGCGCGGGCTAAGCGCATGGCGTCACGTGACAACATGAGATACACAGAGGCATCGGAAATCGTGAAAAAGAGGGATGCTGAGAACTCTAAGCTGTACCGCAAAATGTACGGCTTCGAGATTGACAAGGATCTCTCAGTCTTCCACCTAGTTATTGATACAGATAACCTCAGTAAGGAGAGCGTGATAGAAATTGTCGAGTATGCGGCAAAATACTTCCTCTAA
- a CDS encoding EMC3/TMCO1 family protein: MISTLTQPPMATLLIAGLAVLVNVVSSLFRKRFTDIEQTKRIQKEVREFNTELRQAILSKDKEKEAKLKKRQSKMNEMQMKMMSQNMKTSMIFMLPFFGVWWLIVAFFGYETTVAFAPVTLPLLSSGGSIVFSSDLNFFWWYFLSSIAFSGIIMKILGTSLSD, encoded by the coding sequence ATGATATCTACGCTTACACAGCCACCCATGGCGACTCTTCTTATCGCAGGCTTAGCTGTGCTTGTAAACGTCGTCTCATCACTCTTCAGGAAACGGTTCACCGACATAGAGCAAACCAAGCGAATACAGAAGGAGGTTCGAGAGTTCAACACCGAGCTCCGTCAGGCGATTCTAAGCAAAGATAAGGAGAAGGAGGCTAAGCTCAAGAAACGGCAGAGCAAGATGAATGAGATGCAGATGAAGATGATGTCACAGAACATGAAGACATCAATGATATTCATGCTCCCATTCTTCGGCGTTTGGTGGCTGATAGTCGCCTTCTTCGGATACGAAACAACTGTCGCATTCGCTCCGGTGACACTTCCACTCTTGAGCAGCGGAGGCAGCATAGTGTTCAGCAGCGATCTGAACTTCTTCTGGTGGTACTTCCTCTCCTCAATCGCGTTCAGCGGCATCATCATGAAGATCCTCGGAACCAGCCTGAGCGATTAA
- a CDS encoding adenylate kinase, protein MVENKRVVIVGIPGVGKTTVVDKVQETLRKKGVDVNYVVFGSVMMKEAEKIGVKHRDDMRKLPVAEQRKLQVSASSAIAKMDSAVLLVDTHLFIRTKEGYWPGLPNDVATALAPTHLILVLATPSEILARRRADTTRNRDEVSEDEIAEELEIAKNMLNSLALITGATMIFVRNAEGKADEAAAKIVSAIGV, encoded by the coding sequence ATGGTTGAGAATAAACGGGTTGTTATCGTCGGTATCCCAGGCGTTGGAAAGACAACGGTTGTAGATAAGGTTCAGGAAACGCTTCGTAAAAAAGGCGTTGATGTGAACTACGTTGTCTTCGGCTCTGTGATGATGAAGGAAGCCGAGAAAATTGGGGTTAAGCACCGTGATGATATGCGAAAGCTCCCTGTTGCTGAGCAGAGAAAGCTACAGGTCTCAGCCTCCTCAGCAATAGCGAAAATGGATTCCGCTGTTCTTCTAGTTGATACACACCTGTTCATCAGAACCAAGGAGGGTTATTGGCCAGGGCTTCCCAACGACGTCGCCACCGCCCTCGCTCCAACCCATTTAATCCTAGTTTTGGCTACACCCAGCGAGATTCTCGCTCGGCGCAGAGCGGATACAACACGTAACCGTGACGAGGTAAGTGAAGACGAGATTGCTGAAGAGTTAGAGATAGCTAAAAATATGTTGAATTCGTTAGCTTTAATCACAGGGGCAACAATGATATTCGTAAGAAACGCTGAAGGAAAAGCCGATGAAGCCGCAGCCAAGATCGTATCAGCTATAGGAGTATAA
- the secY gene encoding preprotein translocase subunit SecY, with translation MAAIRSFMKSVATILPEVPKPTRKPSFNEKLIWTGLILIVYLAMSQIPLYGVNVGGQDPTAYSRVIFASSRGTLMELGIGPIVTAGLILQLLKGAEIIKLDFKKSEDRGLFTSATKFLTLIVTLVEGSAFIISGIYGRLTPQSIAIMLIQLFIVGILVILMDETVQKGWGLGSGVSLFIMAGVAQQVMWHIFSIVPTGEGPFGIIPYMVDSAMKGTWNNVFLRPNRLPSLFGLIITIAVILMVIYAEGIRIEIPITSTKYRGFQGTYPIKLMYVSNIPVILVSALTANLMFMSQMLWSNYNPHNSNGLLNLFATYNATNTSTGPTGGLMYYISSPGTISSTLQEPSRAIGYVIYFVLLSVLFARIWVEIGGLSAKEVAKNLLGADVQVRGFRRSGSSVEAILQRYIPVITIIGGLLIGLLASLSDLLGTYGSGTGMLLMISITLQYYQTLMKEQLETQMPRLAGLLGKS, from the coding sequence ATGGCCGCCATTCGAAGCTTCATGAAGAGTGTTGCAACAATCCTACCAGAGGTACCCAAGCCGACAAGAAAGCCGTCCTTTAATGAGAAACTCATCTGGACAGGCCTTATTCTCATCGTGTACCTCGCGATGTCGCAGATCCCGCTCTACGGTGTAAACGTAGGCGGCCAAGATCCAACAGCCTACAGCCGCGTCATCTTCGCATCAAGCCGCGGAACCCTAATGGAGCTCGGCATCGGGCCAATAGTCACCGCAGGACTAATTCTTCAGCTGTTGAAAGGCGCTGAAATCATTAAGCTTGACTTCAAAAAATCAGAGGATAGAGGACTCTTCACATCAGCTACGAAGTTCCTCACCCTAATCGTCACCCTAGTTGAAGGCTCAGCGTTCATCATAAGCGGAATCTACGGAAGATTGACTCCGCAGTCTATCGCAATCATGCTAATACAACTCTTCATAGTAGGAATCCTAGTTATACTAATGGATGAAACCGTCCAGAAGGGCTGGGGTCTAGGAAGCGGTGTCAGCCTTTTCATTATGGCAGGTGTAGCTCAACAGGTAATGTGGCACATCTTCAGCATCGTCCCAACAGGCGAAGGACCATTCGGAATCATCCCATACATGGTTGACTCCGCTATGAAGGGAACTTGGAACAATGTGTTCCTACGCCCCAACAGGCTACCTAGCCTCTTCGGGCTCATCATAACAATCGCAGTCATCCTCATGGTCATCTACGCGGAAGGCATCAGGATCGAGATCCCGATTACCTCGACCAAATACAGAGGTTTCCAAGGAACCTATCCGATCAAGCTGATGTACGTCTCGAACATCCCAGTCATACTAGTCTCAGCTTTGACAGCTAACCTGATGTTTATGTCGCAAATGTTGTGGAGCAACTACAATCCTCACAACAGTAATGGGCTCCTCAATCTCTTCGCAACATATAACGCCACTAACACAAGCACAGGCCCCACGGGGGGACTGATGTACTATATCTCATCACCAGGCACAATAAGCTCCACTCTACAAGAGCCGTCAAGAGCCATCGGATACGTAATATACTTCGTTCTCCTCTCAGTCCTATTCGCGAGAATCTGGGTTGAGATAGGAGGCCTCTCAGCGAAAGAGGTCGCGAAGAACCTCTTAGGTGCAGACGTCCAAGTCAGAGGCTTCAGAAGAAGCGGCTCATCCGTTGAAGCTATCCTCCAACGGTACATACCCGTAATCACAATCATAGGCGGATTACTCATAGGGTTACTTGCATCGCTATCGGACCTATTAGGCACCTACGGGTCTGGAACAGGCATGCTGCTTATGATAAGCATCACGCTGCAGTACTACCAGACGCTGATGAAAGAGCAGCTGGAAACCCAGATGCCGCGGCTGGCAGGCCTACTCGGCAAGAGCTAA
- a CDS encoding 50S ribosomal protein L15 translates to MPTRLRKVRRQRGSRFHGWGQVGQHRKNGMKGGVGQAGLLKHKWTWVVKYDPDHFGKNGFVSPTRKVIKQWINVGQLDDLASSLNMGKTKKPILDLTEMGYEKLLGQGQVKGTYQIKVALYSESAKSKVEKTGGSIIAAEKVEKE, encoded by the coding sequence TTGCCGACAAGGCTTAGAAAGGTGCGGAGGCAGCGTGGCTCTAGGTTCCACGGATGGGGTCAGGTCGGTCAGCATCGCAAAAACGGTATGAAAGGAGGCGTCGGCCAAGCTGGGCTGCTTAAGCATAAGTGGACTTGGGTCGTGAAGTATGATCCGGATCATTTCGGTAAGAACGGCTTCGTTTCTCCCACTCGGAAAGTGATTAAGCAGTGGATAAACGTCGGCCAGCTGGATGATCTAGCTTCATCTCTGAACATGGGGAAGACTAAAAAGCCGATTTTGGATCTCACAGAGATGGGATATGAGAAGCTGCTAGGTCAAGGTCAAGTTAAAGGAACATATCAGATAAAAGTCGCCTTATACTCTGAAAGTGCGAAGAGTAAGGTCGAAAAAACCGGCGGAAGCATAATAGCAGCAGAAAAAGTAGAAAAAGAGTAA